A window of Tautonia plasticadhaerens contains these coding sequences:
- a CDS encoding CAAX prenyl protease-related protein — protein MSNDTRGEVASLWTFLPYASPMLAYVLLTQAEAYIPEGRQEAWYPIAYAIKVAIVLVIMLLGRSAFRDLRPVPGPGGWALAVGIGLGVTALWVGLDGIYPPLPFLGGTREGYDPSVLSPAARWAFIAVRMVGLVALVPVFEELFWRSFLMRVVIDTDDFRRVPIGTVTPLAAAITSVGFMLVHPEWLPALLTGLAWAWLLHRTRSVSACVVSHLVANLALGVYVLATGAYRFW, from the coding sequence ATGTCCAACGATACCCGAGGCGAGGTCGCATCGCTCTGGACCTTCCTCCCCTATGCGTCCCCGATGCTGGCGTACGTGCTGCTCACCCAGGCCGAGGCGTACATCCCGGAAGGCCGCCAGGAGGCGTGGTATCCGATCGCCTATGCGATCAAGGTGGCGATCGTCCTGGTGATCATGCTGCTCGGACGGTCGGCGTTCCGGGACCTGAGGCCGGTGCCGGGGCCGGGGGGGTGGGCCCTGGCGGTGGGCATCGGGCTGGGGGTGACGGCCCTCTGGGTGGGGCTCGACGGGATTTACCCCCCCCTGCCCTTCCTGGGGGGGACTCGGGAGGGGTACGACCCGAGCGTGCTCTCCCCGGCGGCGCGATGGGCCTTCATCGCGGTCCGGATGGTCGGCCTGGTCGCGCTGGTGCCGGTCTTCGAGGAGCTATTCTGGCGGTCGTTCCTGATGCGGGTGGTGATCGATACCGACGACTTCCGACGCGTGCCGATCGGCACGGTCACGCCGCTGGCCGCGGCGATCACGTCGGTCGGCTTCATGCTCGTGCACCCGGAATGGCTGCCCGCCCTGCTGACCGGCCTGGCCTGGGCCTGGCTGTTGCACCGGACCAGGAGCGTCTCGGCCTGCGTCGTCAGCCACCTCGTCGCGAACCTGGCGCTGGGCGTCTATGTGCTGGCGACCGGGGCCTATCGCTTCTGGTAA
- a CDS encoding BON domain-containing protein yields the protein MQKRISIASGVLAAIVAAASPALAGDRASNQQTADAVAAALRSVPALWGQQVSIEAKDSVVTLSGTVADAGQRDAAIERARYLPGVSAIVDAIRVGNDANAQPTQYQVAMGGHGHGGMGGTVYDGGATIGGAPMMGGTVVGDAGMSGPLPEGPAGFGGATQASSPGYPNYAWPSYAPHPNFSAVGYPTAYPWQAWPNIGPFYPYPEVPLDWRAVTLRWDDGIWFLDFKKHYTRPFFTPYPFGLFAY from the coding sequence ATGCAGAAACGGATTTCGATCGCATCGGGCGTGCTGGCCGCGATCGTCGCCGCGGCGTCCCCGGCCCTGGCCGGGGATCGGGCCTCCAACCAGCAGACCGCCGACGCCGTGGCCGCGGCCCTGCGCTCCGTCCCGGCGCTCTGGGGCCAGCAGGTCTCGATCGAGGCCAAGGACAGCGTCGTCACGCTCTCCGGCACCGTCGCCGATGCCGGCCAGCGCGACGCGGCCATCGAGCGGGCCCGCTACCTCCCCGGCGTCTCGGCCATCGTCGACGCGATCCGCGTCGGCAACGACGCCAACGCCCAGCCCACCCAGTACCAGGTCGCCATGGGCGGCCACGGCCACGGCGGGATGGGCGGCACCGTCTACGACGGCGGCGCGACGATCGGCGGCGCCCCGATGATGGGCGGCACCGTGGTCGGCGACGCCGGCATGTCCGGCCCGCTGCCCGAGGGCCCGGCCGGGTTCGGCGGCGCCACCCAGGCGTCGTCCCCCGGCTACCCCAACTACGCGTGGCCCAGCTACGCCCCGCACCCCAACTTTTCGGCCGTCGGCTACCCGACGGCCTATCCCTGGCAGGCGTGGCCGAACATCGGCCCGTTCTACCCGTACCCGGAGGTCCCCCTCGACTGGCGCGCGGTGACGCTGCGGTGGGATGACGGCATCTGGTTCCTCGACTTCAAGAAGCACTACACCCGGCCGTTCTTCACGCCCTACCCGTTCGGCTTGTTCGCGTACTGA
- a CDS encoding aminotransferase class V-fold PLP-dependent enzyme produces the protein MIYLDNAATSFPKPEPVYQALDRFARSHLANPGRSGHRMATEAERTLDQARHTLNRFFNGEAPERWVFTLNGTDALNIAMKGAINPGDHVITSDLEHNSISRPLVAMELGGMISLTRLASHDGYLDPDELRAALSPKTRLVALTHAANVLGTVQPIEAIAPIVREAGALLLVDAAQSAGVVPIDLRATPIDLLAFPGHKALYGPTGTGALYVGPRADLRVWREGGTGGDSKHPVQPEELPYRLEGGTPNVLGVAGLAEGVRWVADRGPEANRAHEVGLLQKVIDWVEGNGDGWRVAGRWDPATHVGALSLIPPDPEAFPSQDLAMALDSSHGIAVRAGLHCAPYIHQALGTFPDGTLRLSPGPFNSAEEIETLLRALTEMTAGVL, from the coding sequence ATGATCTACCTCGACAACGCCGCCACCAGCTTCCCCAAGCCCGAGCCGGTCTACCAGGCGCTCGACCGCTTCGCCCGATCGCACCTGGCCAACCCGGGCCGTTCGGGGCACCGGATGGCGACCGAGGCCGAGCGGACGCTCGACCAGGCCCGGCACACGCTCAATCGGTTCTTCAACGGGGAAGCCCCCGAGCGCTGGGTCTTCACGCTCAATGGCACCGACGCGCTGAACATCGCCATGAAGGGGGCGATCAACCCCGGCGACCACGTGATCACCTCTGACCTGGAGCACAACTCGATCAGCCGGCCGCTGGTGGCGATGGAGCTGGGGGGGATGATCTCCCTGACCCGGCTGGCCTCGCATGACGGCTACCTCGACCCGGACGAGCTGCGGGCGGCGCTCTCGCCGAAGACCCGGCTCGTCGCCCTGACGCACGCGGCCAACGTGCTGGGGACCGTGCAACCGATCGAGGCGATCGCCCCGATCGTCCGGGAGGCCGGGGCGCTGCTGCTGGTCGACGCGGCCCAGTCGGCCGGCGTCGTGCCGATCGACCTGAGGGCCACGCCGATCGACCTGCTCGCCTTCCCCGGGCACAAGGCCCTCTACGGCCCGACCGGCACCGGGGCCCTGTATGTCGGGCCCCGGGCCGACCTCCGGGTCTGGCGAGAGGGAGGGACCGGGGGCGACTCGAAGCACCCGGTCCAGCCCGAGGAACTGCCGTATCGCCTCGAGGGGGGGACGCCCAACGTGCTGGGGGTCGCCGGGCTGGCCGAGGGGGTCCGCTGGGTGGCCGATCGGGGCCCGGAGGCGAACCGGGCCCATGAGGTGGGCCTGCTCCAGAAGGTGATCGACTGGGTCGAGGGGAACGGCGACGGCTGGCGCGTGGCGGGCCGTTGGGACCCGGCGACCCACGTCGGGGCCCTGTCGCTCATCCCTCCGGACCCGGAGGCCTTCCCCTCGCAGGACCTGGCGATGGCGCTGGACTCGTCGCACGGCATCGCCGTCCGTGCCGGGCTGCACTGCGCCCCGTACATCCACCAGGCGCTGGGCACCTTCCCCGACGGCACCCTCCGGCTCAGCCCCGGCCCGTTCAACTCGGCCGAGGAGATCGAGACGCTGCTCCGGGCCTTGACTGAGATGACCGCCGGGGTCCTCTGA